GAACACAGTGTTTTGGAGGGGCAATTTAAATTATTCGGAAAAcgcataaaataaaatgaaaatatttctttttaatgaggtaGTTGAAAGAGATGATTTTGAGGTAGTTGAAAGAGATTATCttaaggtagtaggctggccagggcaccagccacccgtagagatactaccgctagagaattttggggtcctttgactggccagacagtactacattggatctttctctctcgtaacggtttattttccttttgcttacacacatactcagaatagtctggcctattatttacacattctcctctgtcctcatacacatgacagcactgctattatcaaacaattcttcttcacccaaggggttactgcactatcattgttcagtggccactttctagCTAAGGGTAGAACTCTTTAGttttgggaagcagctcttctaggaggacactccaaaatcaaaccattgttctctagtcttgggtagtgccatagcctctgtaccatggtctctcattGTCTCTGgttcgagttttcttgcttgagggtacactcgggcacactgttctaccttctTTCTCTGCTTCTTGTCTTTCTGGcggattttatagtttgtataggagatatttgatttaatattgttactcttcttaaaatattttttttttcttttttcctttcctaacagggctattttccctgttggagcccctgggcttatagcatcctgattttccaactagggttgtagcttagctagtaataataataataataataataataataataataataataataataataataataataataataataataactccgtaAGAAAAGGGCCTACGAGGAGCATATCTTCTCAAAGTTTGACAGCTAGGAGCATTGATCCTTATAACTATTTCTGCTGTTTAATTCAATGGGTAAAATGCATATAGGCATACTGAACTCAATTCTAATATTTAAAAGCATGATATTGGAGGAAATATAACGATTATGAGAATTAGAAAGGAAACTGGTTTTCAAAATGTCCTCTGTCTTTTCAGAGAAGCTACTGAGACCTTCATCAACTTTCATGGCGACAAGTGATACAGAATACAGATACTGATAATCAGGACAGTTTTTTAAACCTCTGGTAAGTAATATTAATCATTCATCGAATGTAAACTTACTCTCACGATCTTCAATATCAAATTCAAATATACTTTTATTGCAGAATTCGGATCTATTCTGCGTTGCATTGGAAATTTAAAATTTGATGAAgttcgtgtttaaaggtttaaaggtttatatatgacaaatctgttttgacgttgttactcattttagcatgatttattgttaatttgttctcatcatttatttattgcctttcctcactgggctatttttccctattggagcccttgggcttatagcatcttgcttttccaactagggttgtggcttggctattaataataataataataataataataataataataataacaaaaggtcgctcatgaatggcagaggcaagggacagtgacattgccctatctagctggacaatgccctagagactgaccatatatacatatgatcagcgcccaagcccctctcaacccaagctaggcccaaggagggcaaagcaatggctgctgatgactctgcagataagacctataggctccccttagctcacaaagatggtgaggttgcagcgaccaaaagaaactaacgagtttgagcgggactcaaactccagtctggcgttcaacggtcagcgacgttaccacatcggccaccgcagtaCACTAATGTCCGTGCAGTCTTCCATAAATGATGTTCGCTGAATTCTTTTAAACACCTATATTTGAAATCACTCTTGGCTATTCTTTACAGAACGGAAATCATTAATAGCTCGAAAGGAGCTATTTGAAATCTCAAGGCCAATGTAAAGATTGCCGGAAACATGCACATGCCAAACATAGTCATATAAATTTCCGATATACGCTTCACATAATCGTTTGTTCCAAGACTGCGCCATTCATAAGTCTTGATTTCATCATAATATATGCCCTTAGATTAAGACATTCCTTATTTTCAAATATAGAACTTTATCTGTGTATAATGGTAGAGAGATTAACTAAAAAACTACGTTTTTGAATAGTGCCTGGCCGTTCTATGTAATATCAATTTAAAACAAACAGTTGACTGGCAAGATTTAAAATAGTAAGGGGAAAAACTTGGCATAAACCCCAGGGGGAATATTGAtgatatatacaaacaataaatacTGTGGTCATCATTAAATTAGCCTTTCTTTTATTATCGAACTGTCGTGTTGATTTTATGACTTATTtagaagcttgagagagagagagagagagagagagagagagagagagagagagagagagagagatattcagtagTATCACAAACAATTAGAAGGTATATGTTACTGCAAGCTGTTTATGGGACTATTATATACAGGAATGTAGGGGTTGCAGTAATCCAAGATTCCGCATAATAGTTCCCCAACAATGGGAGGGACCCTACATATGAGGGGAAAAAGGATATAAAAGATAAATTATAGGAGGGGAGAGATATAAGTAGATCTATTTCGTATTGTAATTGTCTACTGTTTGTACTAAATGAAGGGAACGGATGAAAAGAAATTGCTATAGTCTTACACGCAGACACGGTCTAGGCGCACGCAGTCTATTCGTGTTTTCGCCgtccgcgtctctctctctctctctctctctctctctctctctctctctctctctctttattaacgcATGCAGGTATAGGGTCACTGTGCTGTTGCTTAGGTTACAATTAGAATGATCAACTTTTAATGAGTTAGGAACACATTATCTAGCCCACGACAGCAACTACGACGGTCTTAGACGTGTTCTGTACTGCAGTGCTGTCCAGCTATTCAACCGTTTCATGTAAGCCTAAAATTAgcgttgcacacacacacacacacacactggtcatttgtgtgtgtgtgcgagttagGAAATATCATCATACACTGTTCATTGTACTCTGCATGGCTATTGTGTCAGAATCATACAGGTAATATATCACGCGATACGATAAAACAAATTGTATGGGGCTACGAAATTATATAATCACATTATGACATAATCAGCAGCGTTTATGCTTACTTGCAAGAAGAGTGAATAGCACCGTAACCCTGTGCCAAGTTGACAACTAAATTATGTTTAGTGTAATTTTCTCCTTTTGTTGATGGGCATATTAATTATGTTATCTTCAATATGCAATGTTGGTTTTACAGTGGATGATGACAAATTTGAAATGAAGACATATGACATAACTATAAAATTATGAACATTATCTTAAATGTCTTTTGGCCTTAATAGCTAGTgctatcatcattaatatcaattATTCTATGACTTAACGTGGTggggttgtggcctgattggtaacgtctcagagtcgttagtacctttagtgtctgaaaccttaccatccttgtcagctaagggggaggggtgtttggggggagcctataggtctatctgctgagtcatcagcagccattgcctggacctagtTGGTGTTTGTCAGACAGGGGTTCgacactcagactcgttagtgcctttagtgtctgaaacctcaccatcctcgacAGCTAAGGTGGGGtggggggatttgggagagcctataggtctatctgctgagtcatcagcagccattgcctggacctccctggtcctagcttggttggagaggggcttcggcgctgatcatataatgtatggttattatctagggcaatgtcctgcttgcttggCCAATGGTACTGTCCctagactctgccattcatgagcgacctttaaacctttaatggtttgcgtatcgccatgatcagcaaagctgtactagtcaaggccacccatactaggttagtttggtgtgagcgatcagacgataaatgcatagtttatataggatattaattttaatgttgttactgttcttaaatattttatttttcgtcgtttcctttcctcatcctcatggacctattttccctgttggaggcactGGGCTTATAGaacctgcttttcccaactaggattgtagcttagcaagtaataataatagtaataataataataataataatatcaccaatccgcactgaccagtatggtgatgaaaattggccaaatcccagacaattgacacgtctgaggcctttgtcctgcagtggactagaaacagctgtatttgttgctgttgctgtATACTCGTATACTCATAAGATTTTCGATAAAGAAGTCTGTAAATTCACAAAAGGGCTTATCTTACTCTTTGTCATATATGGCCAAACCCCGACATGTCGAGGGTCGTGTCtaacgcctttgtcctgcagtggactagaaacggctggttcgtatatatatatatatatatatatatatatatatatatatatatatatatatatatatatatatatatatatatatatatatatatacttgtataaatattcatatatatatatatatacatatatatatatatatatatatatatatatatatatatatatatatatatatatatatatatatatatatatatatatatatatatatatatatatatatatatatatatatatatatatatatatatatatgtatcatatatcatatagtgttatagcttagcaagtaataataataataataataataataataataataataacaataataatacgttACGCTGAATGTAAATCCTTATAGCTATTTTGAATATATGAAACTAAACGTACACTCCTTACTAAGAAGTTATTAATCATCAGCGAGTTGTTTATTGACCGAATATTAATGAGTCACTGAAAACTCCACTTGAATACGGCGCCattatccactatgacgtcataaaCCATAGAAAATAATTGCCAATAAATAAAACGCttcaagatgaaaaaagaaaaaaaaaataaagataatctcAGGTAGACTTTACACTTGAGTCGTGTTTGAATATTATATAGTGtaccaacccgtcaaaaatgacggctaaatatttagatatgtacatacacacgtACGCAACTCCTCTAACCAGTGTATGACTACACCCTATCCCCCTACCCCAGGGACAGGGAGAGATGGGCGTGACCTTAGTAGGAaaaccttagcgtggtgaaatggtttgtgtatcgccatgatcagcaaagctgtattagtcagggacacccatgctaggttggtttgctgtgagcgatcggacaaaaGTCTCACATCATCACAAATCCGCaattggccagagtggtgatgaaaactggccaaactccagacatgaatgaggacgtgtctgaggccttcgtcatagagaggactagaaactgctgcgtttttgttgttgttgttgtcgttgttgttgttttatttatatatatatatatatatatatatatatatatatatatatatatatatatatgtgtatatatatatatatatatatatatatatatataaaacagatgtaatcttcctcagcacgaagataactcaatatatggtagtttacataaggaaaaatgaaatatgtgtttatgtaaaaatgctctacagtttcatccgccaatggacctcttcttggagcgtttattatgcaaagaaatatgtacaaatgtgtgtattatttctttgcataataaaggctccaagaagaggtccattggcggacgtaagtgttgagcatttctacatatacacatctttcatttttccttatgtagactaccatatatatatatatatatatatatatatatatatatatatatatatatatatatatatatatatatatatatatatatatatatatatatatatataaaaccgggcacttgctctttatcatataagggagatttccAAGCAATTTTCAcccatattaatattatttatgttgttgttgataagtgtatatattatctttgcactgtgtgtgtgtgtgtagattgccttaccgtatgtaagacatgggctcttgccgctgggcagcccgtaaaaagtCTTTGCACTGATTAATAATTTCCATCTGTAGCACTTTTAAGGCTTATTTCATAATCGTAAATTAAGCCAATGATCGGTATTCCTCATCAGCTctaaaatattttcctattttcgtACAATCCTCACAATATAATTACTCTTATATACGTTTCAGAAACAAAATAGGTTGACCCCTGTATGAGACTTGTCGAATGAATTCACTTTGGAAACAGAAAATGTTTTgattgccatagcctatgtaccatggtcttccactatcttgtgtagagttctcttgcttgagggtaaactcaagcTCACTatcatatctgtttccttatttcagttcctcactgggctatcttccctattgGACCCCATGTGCTTATAACATTCTccatttccaacaagggttgtagtttagttaataataataataataataataattataataataataattttacttttgcCTTAAACAATCGATATTTCAATTTATACAGGCTCCTAATTGGTTATTCTTCTATTTCAGGTTGTCTTCGTGCGAGTGACCAAATAATAGAAGAGCCGAAGTCTTCTAGAAGTTTCCCAACATTCATCTGCCATGTTCCAAAAAGGCAGTGTTACATAAAACTGCCATTTCTTCGTCGTTCATGCAATTAAATTACAGATTCTTGCCAGAACCTTTGAAATAAGTCAGTGATGAAAGTGTAATATTTCAGTGGACATTTCAATTCAAACAACAGAGTAGCAGCAATGAATTTGAAAGACAAATCGTATCTATTGGAAAATAAACATTTGATAGAAAAACATGCAATTGCAAAGTGCACAGGACGCATCGACTGACTGCGTCTGATAATTCATAACTCGTAGTGTTGGTTTAGAAGATCACCCTAAAATCAATCTTGCAAAATGTGTGAAGGGTACAAAGTCCACTTCGACTTCGGGTACGAGACCATCAACGGCACCCAGAAGCTGGTGCTTGTTCCAGTCATCACCAAGTGCCCAGAAGACCCGGGGCCCGTTCATAGCTGCTACTTTTCTCTCCATCATCTTCGTGGCTGCGTTCATCCTGAATTTGATGGTGGTAGTGACTGTGGCAACGAGTTACACCCTGAAGAGGTTCCTCTATTGCCACTTGGTGGTGAATCTCTCCATCACTTGCATGCTCGATTGTTTCTTGAACATCAGCGTTGCCATTGGCTACGTGACAACAGCTCCTTGGCTATTTGGTTATTACCTCAGCTACTTCAATAGTTTCACCATCAATATGCTGAACAGTGAAATGGCTTTTGCAGTCACGTTGCTGACAATTGACAGACTGGCTGCTGCTAAGAAATATACCAAATATATGAACTTGGAAAAGAATAAATTGGGAGCAATGATAAGTATAACATGGGTAGTAGCTTTTGTCATGGCCCTGCCTCTCATCTGTGGTCTCATCATGAGTATGCCCTACAGAAACAGGTACTCCTGTGCAGTGACTGATCCAAATGACGATTACTACCTTATCATCCACGTCATCCTTATACTGTGCATTTCCACGTCAGTGATGGTAGTTTTAATTATCGTGACCTCCGTCGTATTTCATAAGGAACGCAAGAAGCAGAAAAAGATCAAAGGAAACCAAACGATGAGTTACTTTGACCAAATCTTGATGACGCCGTATTACAGGAATGAATTCTATCCTGCTCTGTTTGTTGTCTTTGTAGTGATTTTTTACTTGATTTGTTGGTTACCTTTTACAGCTGTGAGCACAGTCGGGCCAATGGTAACTAGACATTGGGCCAATGAAACGgaggaagatgaagatgatgacacTTTCAACAAATACATCCCAGTGCAAAGAAGTGATTTCCGCATGACGAAGGCCATGCTAGATGACAGCCAATTGCAGAAATTAAACCAAACAAATATTACTACTTCAGAAGTTAATACAACGAATATCAATGTGCATCCAGGTCTTATTCCAGAAATAATAGATACCCCAGCTTACGAAACTGCTTTCATATGGCTTAGATTTTTGTACGACCTTATTGTGCCTATACTGGTATTTGTAATTCTGAGAGATGTTAGGGCTAAAGGTGAGGGACTAATTATGTGCTGTAGGCCCAATTCTGTGAATGTAGCCTCTCCTAAACCAGTTAGGCCCTACCTTAATAGGATGTCTAGTAGCAACACAGCTGAAAATAAAGAAAGCAGCTATAAATCTCAAAAGAAGAACTCGAAAAATGCAGTCGGATTTAAGACCCCAATACTTTTTGCAACATCGGAAGGACTTCACATTCGAACGGTAGAGGAAACTTACCTTGACATGATTGAAAACAAATCTCTGATGGCTTTCGCTAAAAATAACAATGATGCCCCAAAGTTTACCTATGATCTGTGTGATGTAATGCTTGGGTATGAAGAATTAACAGACTTCGAAGGCCAGTTCCACGTTGATGACCATTACGACAACGACAGAGACCCACGTGAAGCTGACCTTGGACCAGCAAACCACATAGTGAACAATGCCAGCAGAGCAGCCTTAGGTCAAAAACCCCTGCAAGAACCACTGGTTGATGACTGCGAGGACATACCGATACAGGGTGAAATCCGACCGCCAACTCCTCCTAAGGTTCACATAAAAGGGAATGATCCGGCCATTAGCTTCGGGGATACGATAGAACCTATCAACGATGCATACCAACGCCAAAGAGGGAAGAAATCCGTAAGATTTGCGCCAGATCTCGTTGAGGAGATCCCCAGACCAGATACTGGTGAAAGTTCCGTTCTTAATTCCTCCATCAACAGTGTAAGGTCGAGTGATTCAGGGATAATGGCTGACAGTGAAAGATCTTCTGCCAAAGAGACTGAAGAGACGAGGCAGCCGAAACCAATACCAATTAAAGATAGGAAAGTTATCCCAAGAAAGATCCCTGGACGTCCCCCAAAGAGGCTACAGGCAGGGCCAAGAAATCCAAAAGTTCCTAGGAAACCTGGAGGGACTAACGTGAGAAATATCAAGAGTCGTCATTTTACGAAAATCAATGCGTCCTTAACATCTCTTGAAGAGAAGTCTCCAACTCAGCCAAGGCGATTCTCAAAACCCGGCGGTCAGAGGCCACATTAACGATTTGGTGCAGGGGGTCAGTATTTAAATCACCAGGTTTCTAATGAAACCACTAATGTATGTAGAGTATCTTGCTATGCTTATCAATATATGATTACTCAAAAagggtatatttatgaatatgctaAGAACTTATTTTGCAACATGGTGCAGGGTCAGTATTTAAATCAATAGGTGTATGATTAACTTACTGATGCATGTAGAATACCTTGCTATGTTCAATTTATGATTACACATAGAGAGGACATTTATGAATACGCTAAGAACTTATTTTgcaacatgtgaaaaaaaaaataaaactgtattTACCAAGAATTCTATCTCTGGTGTTCAGgatgaataccaaaaaaaaaaatatattgaatctacgattatttctgtgatatttttcatattttgagattatttcttttcttacgCAATACCCTTACCCTACCCACTTGCACATGAAAACGTGTacactgaaatatatttttctaatttcagGAGAGAAATGAACATTTTCCTCTGTGCGGATTCCTCGAGTGTCAGACTTCGAGAATACATGAAGAGTTCGAGAAGATATAAGCTATTGAAGAAGGTTATAAACGAGGGTTTTCCAATAATAGAAGTCCTCCAAAACTAATTTTAGCTATTGATGAAATTTAAAATTCCCCAGAGAATAAGGAAAAATTTCTGGGAGGTGAAAGGCTTGACTGAGCAGCCCACTGTCCGATGGAGAGTGTCAGTTATGAAAAGAGTTGAAACAGAATTGTCTAACTTTGCACAGACTAATAATTTTAGGTTTGTTTATCATAAAAATATTCCTTTTGTAAAATAGCAAAATGAGAAAAGGGAGTATATTAAAAAGATtatttcaggaagttttatcaaaccacaaaaacaaagtaaaattaGGAAGTTATTATGATATCATGCATAGATTTGGTAGATCCAGAACATTATAAATTTACTGCAAAGATAAAATAatcagaaattattttatttcaagtattgtttttattatattaagtATCAATTTGACAAGATCCTCTCTCAAACGAGTAAACTGACATAACAgctatttattgaaaataaactttaatatTTCATATGCAAGGTTTTATCAGCTTACATAAATCCTCTAGCTTAATTAGACCTTACTACAGAACTCTAtttagtattattaaaataatggaaaaatctCAATTATATGTCGAGCATCTCATATTTTGCTTTCGAGGAGGCCCTTTCACACGAGGGGTAAATGAACAGCGGACAGACACTGTTACCAATATTGTTGTAGGGGGGACGATCACgagtgtagatgacgtcatagaTGAAGAAACAACGGGAAAACCATCGAAGTGGCCGTGCCCATTGTTGGGGCACTGGATAGGCCACTGACTATTGTCAAACGCAACTCTAACTGCACTCTGCCCTGTGTCTGGCCTATATCATACATTCCCCTGCCTGTGCCTACTGTCTGTCTTGcactgtttgatctggtaacactgttccAAAGCGAAAGAACGGCGGGCAAATCAGAGTCCCCGCCCTGCGTTTGTCTTCCGTGTGGAAGGGGCCTTactatataaaagtaattttattaggTCATATGTCAGGGGCTCTGAGGAGGAAAATATCTTAATGCTACGGTATTTTTCTTGATTTAATTATACTCAGGATAacaatttctttcttttaattacGCCAAATTAAGGGTTTCTAAAACAGGGTTCAACTTAGGTCTTATTATGAGAAAATTCCATTACCAGTTTTTTTCTCCTACcataaataatgttaaaatttaATATACTTTCGGTTCTATATCGATTTTCTTTTCATTGTtagtataaaaaataattacatttccAAGAATCTTACAGACAAATTACTTTCAAGACATCTAAATTAGATTAAAATataatagcccccccccccaacaaaaaaagaaaacaaaaaatcggCACACAATAACAAAATCTAcccattttctttttgtattttatcaaacaatGACATGTAAattcaattttattaaatttaattctGAAGGAGAAAGAGAAAGTGGAAAAATGTAATGGTTTTTAAGATTTCAAAAAAATTTATCAACATACCTAGTGAAACTACAGATTCTCAAACCATGTAGGCACGTCTGTCTAACCAATTCTGTATGAATTACCATATACTATAACCTATGGTAAGTAACATGAGTTAACTTTCCTACGCTAGCCAAATCTTTACCAActcttttttcatttaaaaaattttGTATCGTGTAAGAGTTTTTTCAAAATGGTATTGGCTTGATCCATATTTATTTGCAGACATTAAAATAATTAGATTGTCGCTTTGCAACTGTACAGAGTTTTCGTCTGGTAAAACAATTTTCTCAGACAGAACTTTAAAGGAAACTCCATTTTATATACAGTTAGCCATAGTGCCTTCAGATTGTATGCTAAGCTGTATTGATTCATAATATTATACATGATAACGTTGTCACTAACacacgtgtgtacatatatgtatacagtataaatatatacacgtggtacttaaatatatgtatatgtatatatgtatgtctatacataaatgtaagtatatgtatatatgtctttgtataatgtatgtatataattatatatattgcaatgtacacatacacacaatatatatatatatatatatatatatatatatatatgtatatatatatatatatatatatatatatatatatatatatatatatatatatatatatatatatatagtatatccctAACCAAATGGAATGAAAATTGTCTGGCAAAAGAATGATTGTCATTCAAATTACGGTTGGGATAAAAACTGTGAAATGAAAGTGGAATAGAAGGAAAATATATTCTTCCTTTCCAGTTATACAAACCACCACTCCTAAGATCATTCTAAAACATTGAGCAAATTCTTCAAGAGTACTTTGCTGCTAAAGATGAAATAATGAAGTCCAAGATTTACAGGGTTTTAATAGAGATTAGTTCTTTTATACGCAGTAGAAGAATGCAAAATGTTTCTGCTAGAGGTAGAAATATTccaattataaatataatgaagTGCCTATTTTAGACCCTTGAAAATGCAGACGGAGG
The nucleotide sequence above comes from Palaemon carinicauda isolate YSFRI2023 chromosome 2, ASM3689809v2, whole genome shotgun sequence. Encoded proteins:
- the LOC137622714 gene encoding LOW QUALITY PROTEIN: uncharacterized protein (The sequence of the model RefSeq protein was modified relative to this genomic sequence to represent the inferred CDS: deleted 1 base in 1 codon), translated to MCEGYKVHFDFGYETINGTQKLVLVPVITKCPEDPGPVIAATFLSIIFVAAFILNLMVVVTVATSYTLKRFLYCHLVVNLSITCMLDCFLNISVAIGYVTTAPWLFGYYLSYFNSFTINMLNSEMAFAVTLLTIDRLAAAKKYTKYMNLEKNKLGAMISITWVVAFVMALPLICGLIMSMPYRNRYSCAVTDPNDDYYLIIHVILILCISTSVMVVLIIVTSVVFHKERKKQKKIKGNQTMSYFDQILMTPYYRNEFYPALFVVFVVIFYLICWLPFTAVSTVGPMVTRHWANETEEDEDDDTFNKYIPVQRSDFRMTKAMLDDSQLQKLNQTNITTSEVNTTNINVHPGLIPEIIDTPAYETAFIWLRFLYDLIVPILVFVILRDVRAKGEGLIMCCRPNSVNVASPKPVRPYLNRMSSSNTAENKESSYKSQKKNSKNAVGFKTPILFATSEGLHIRTVEETYLDMIENKSLMAFAKNNNDAPKFTYDLCDVMLGYEELTDFEGQFHVDDHYDNDRDPREADLGPANHIVNNASRAALGQKPLQEPLVDDCEDIPIQGEIRPPTPPKVHIKGNDPAISFGDTIEPINDAYQRQRGKKSVRFAPDLVEEIPRPDTGESSVLNSSINSVRSSDSGIMADSERSSAKETEETRQPKPIPIKDRKVIPRKIPGRPPKRLQAGPRNPKVPRKPGGTNVRNIKSRHFTKINASLTSLEEKSPTQPRRFSKPGGQRPH